A stretch of DNA from Lawsonibacter asaccharolyticus:
CCTGAAAAACCGCGGAAGGGAGCCGGTAAGCGGCTCCCTTTTTCCATGAGGAGAGATCAACTATGAAAGCGACCATCGTACATGAGAGCCGGGGCCGGATGCGCCTGCGGCTCCGGCAGAAAAATATGACCCTCCGGCAGGCAGACCTGCTGGAGACCTGGCTGAAGGGACAGCCCTGGACAAGAGAGGTCGTGGTCCATGAGCGCACCGGCTGCGTCATCGTGACCTATGCGGGAGATCGGGAGACGGTGCTATCCGCCATCGGCGGCTTCACCTGGGCCGGAGCGGAGGAAACGGTCACCCTGCCCGGCCACAGTACCCGGGCGCTGAACCGGGAGTTTCAGGAGAAGCTGGCGGGCAAGGTGCTGATGAAGGGGGCGGCCGCCCTGTTCCTGCCCGCCCCTCTGCGGGCGGCCCGGGTGGTGTGGCACATGGCGCCCTTCCTCCGCAAAGGCCTGCGGTGTCTGGGCCGGAGGAAAATCAAGGTGGAGCTACTGGACGCCCTGTCCATCGGCATCTCCGTGGGCCGCCGGGACTTCGGCACTGCCGGCATGGTGATGTTCTTGCTGGAGATCGGCGAACTGCTGGAGGACTGGACCCGGAAGAAGTCGGTGGCCGACCTGGCGGAGAGCCTGTCCCTCCATGTGGACCGGGTGTGGCTGAAAACGGAGGGCGGGGAGGTGCTTACCCCCATCGGCCAAATCAAACCCGGCGACCGGGTAGTGGTTCGGGCCGGGGGCGTCATTCCCCTGGACGGCGTGGTGGCGGAAGGAGAGGTCACCGTCAACCAGGCATCCCTCACCGGCGAATCCGTCCCTGTGGCCAAGCATTCCGGCGGCGCGGTGTACGCCGGCACCGTGGTGGAGGAGGGTGAGTGCGTCCTGGAGGTGAAACAGGCCACCGGCCAGGGCCGCTACGACCAGATCGTGGAGATGATCCAGCGGTCCGAGCAGCTGAAGTCCGCCGCCGAGGCCAAGGCGTCCGGCTTGGCGGACAAACTGGTGCCCTACACCTTCGCCGGGAGCCTGCTGAGTCTGGCCCTCACCCGGAACGTGACCCGGGCTTTGTCCGTGCTCATGGTGGACTTCTCCTGCGCCCTGAAGCTGGCCATGCCCCTGGCGGTGCTCTCCGTTATGCGGGAGGCGGGACGGGAACACATCACCGTCAAAGGCGGCAAATTCCTGGAGGCGGTGGCCAAGGCGGACACCATCGTCTTTGACAAGACCGGCACCCTTACCCATGCCTGCCCCCAGGTGGCGAAGATCGTCCCTTTCAATGGGAAAGAAGAGGAAGAGATGCTCCGCCTGGCCGCCTGCCTGGAGGAGCACTTCCCCCACTCCATGGCCAACGCCGTGGTGGAGGAGGCCCGCCGCCGGGGGCTCACCCACGAGGAGCGCCACGCCAGGGTGGAGTACCTGGTGGCCCACGGCATCGCCAGCTCGGTGGACGGGGAGCAGGTGCGCATCGGCAGCGCCCACTTCATCTTTGAGGATGAAAAGTGTGTGATCCCCGAAGGGGAGCAGGAAAAGTTCGACGCCCTGCCCCCGGAGTACTCCCAGCTGTATCTGGCCATCGACGGGGTGCTCTCCGCCGTGCTCTGCATTTCCGACCCCCTGCGGGAGGAGGCAAAGGACGTGCTCACCGCCCTGCGGGGCCTGGGTGTGCGGAACGCCGTCATGCTCACCGGGGACAGCCCCCGCACCGCCGCCGCCATCGCGGCGCAGCTGGAGGTGGACGACTTCCGGGCCGGGGTGCTCCCGGCGGACAAGGCGGACTATGTGGCCGCCCTCCGGCGAGAGGGCCGCACCGTCCTCATGGTGGGGGATGGCATCAACGACTCCCCGGCCCTCTCCCAGGCGGACGCGGGTATCGCCATCAGCGACGGGGCGGCCATCGCCCGGGAGATCGCCGACATCACCATCGCCGCCGACAGCCTGTGGGAGTTGGTGCGCCTGCGGCAGCTGGCTATGGCCCTTATGCGCCGCATCCAGAACAACTACCGGTTTGTCATCGGCTTCAACGGGGCGCTCATCGGCCTTGGCGTAGCAGGTATCCTGCCCCCCGCCACTTCCGCCATGCTCCACAACCTGTCCACTCTGGGCGTGAGCCTCCACAGCATGAGCGCTCTGCCGGTTGAGAAAAAAGAGCCCTGAATGCTCTCGCGCAAAAGGACCATGAATTTGCTCAGCGCATAAAGCGGACGGAACCAGTGATCTTCGCTGGTCCCGTCCGCCTTTCTTTGACGGTCACTTCCTCTTCCACTTCAGCAGGAAAGCGGAGCAGGTGATGACCAGCACCGACCCGGCATTGTGGACCAGGGCCCCCACCACCGGGTTTAAGGTGCCGTTGATGGCCAGGACGATGGCGATAAAGTTCAGCGCCATGGAGAAGGTCATATTGACCTTGATGGTGGTCATCATCCGCTTGGACAGGGCGATGAGGTGGGGCAGCTCCTTCACCTCGTCGTCCACCAGGGCGACGTCCGCCGCGTCCACGGCGATGTCGCTGCCCACGCCGCCCATGGCGATGCCCACCTCGGCCCGCTTCAGGGCGGGAGCGTCGTTGATCCCGTCGCCGATCATGCACACCGGCTGACCGGCGGCCTGGTACTGGTCGATGGCCTTCAGCTTGTCCTCCGGCAGACAGTTGGCCCGCACCGAAGGAATCTTCAGCTGCCCGGCAATGGTCCGGGCGGCGTTTTCATGGTCGCCGGTGAGCAGCACCGGCTGTACACCCAAGCCGTTCAATTTCTGGATCATGTCCGCGCTCTCCTCCCGCAGAGTGTCAGAGAGGACGATGTAGCCCGCGAACACCCCGTCCACCGCCAGATAGGTGACCGTACAGCCCTTCTGAACCGCCTCTTCCGCCCCGGGCGGGGGCGTCATGGACACGCCGTGCTCGTGTAGCAGCTCCGGGTTTCCGGCCAGGATCTCTTTGCCCTCCACCCGGGCGCTCACGCCCCGGCCGGGGAGCATGGAAGAGCCATCGGCTGGGACGAGCTCGGTTCCAAACTCCTTTTTGCAGCAGCGTACAATGGCCTTACCCAGGGGGTGTTCCGAGAACCGCTCGGCGGAAGCGGCCAGCAGGTAGATCTGTTCTTTGCTGTAAGTATCGGTCACACTTGCGGCTTCCACTACCTCCGGGGTGCCGTAGGTCAGGGTGCCGGTCTTGTCAAAGGCAATAATCTTCACCCGGGCCAGCCGCTCCAGGGCGTCCCCTTCCCGGACCAGGAAGCCGTGCTTTGTGGCGTTGCCGATGGCCGCCATGATGGCGGTGGGGGTGGCCAGCACCAGGGCACAGGGACAGAACACCACCAGGATGGTCACCGCCCGGATGATCTCCGAGGTGACGAGCCATGTGATGGCCGCCGCACTCAGGGCGATGATAACGATCCATGTGGCCCAGCGGTCGGCCAGCCCCACAATCTTGGCCTTGCCTGCGTCGGCGGACTGCACCAGCCGGATCATCCGCTGGATGGAGCTGTCCTCTCCCACCTTGGTGGCCCGCATCTCAAAGGCTCTAAACTGGTTCACTGTGCCGCTGGAGACCTCATCCCCCACGGTCTTGTCCACTGGCAGGGACTCCCCGGTCATCACCGCCTGGTTGATGGAGGTTTGACCGGAGACGATGACGCCGTCCACCGGCACCCCCTCTCCGGCAGGACCCGGAGCAGATCGCCCACCTGCACCTGTTCGGCGGGAATGATGCGCTCCTGTCCGTCCCGCAGCACCCGGGCGGTCTGGGGCGTCAGATGCACCAGTTTCTCGATGCCCGCCCGGGCCTTGGCTACGGTCAACTCCTCCAGCAGGCCGCCCAGCTGCATGATGAAGGCCACCTCGCCGGCGGCGAAGTCCTCGCCGATGGCCACCGAGGCGATGAGGGCCAGGGATACCAGCACGTCCGCCTTGATGTCAAAGGCGGTAACCAGGCCGATGACGGCCTCCAGAATGATGGGGACGCCGCACAGGACAATGGCTACCCACGCCATGTCAAAGGGAAAGGGCCGGACGCCCAGCAGGCTCAGCACCACGGCGATCCCGGAGATGACCAGCAGCGCAATATCCTTTTTGATGCCGCCCAGCTCCAGCAGATGTTCCAATTTTTCCATGAGTGATTTCATGACTCGCCTCTCCTTTATACCGTATAGGGTATGGGTATATTATACCCGTTGGGGTATCAGGTGTCAAGAAAAAAGGCAGCCCGCCGGGCTGCCTTTTCCGTTTCATCAACTCATGTTGGAGAACCGCTCCACCGCCTTGGTGAAGCTCTCGATGGTCTTGTCCGCGTCCCCATGTTGGATGCCGTCCCGGACGCAGTGCTGGATGTGTCCCTCCAGCACCACCTTGCCGCACCCGTGAAGGGCGGACTTGGCCGCGTTGATCTGAGCCAGAACGGATGTCCTCGTCGATCATCCGGTCGATGGCCTGCACCTGTCCGATAATCTTCTTCAGCCTGCGGTGCAGATTGTCCGCATCCATGCACTGTCTCATATTGGCACCTCCATACCATTAGGGGTATATGTAATATTATATACAAGGGAACCCCCTTTGTCAATTGGAGGCGTTCTGTTTGTCCAGATGGAACCGCCGGAACAAAAAGAATTTGTATCCTCATCTTGACATTCGCTTTCATTGGATGTATTATAACAGCGTTATATAACATCGTTACAAGGAGAATTTTCCATGGAAGAAAAATCTACCGCCACCCTGGAGAATATCCAAGAGGCCGCTTTGACAGAGTTTCTGGACAAGGGCTTTCAGGGGGCCTCCCTGAGGCAGATCGTGAAAAACGCCGGAGTAACTACTGGAGCCTTCTACGGCTATTTCTCCAGCAAGGAGGCGCTGTTCAACGCCCTGGTGGAGCCCCACGCCAAGGCGCTGATGGGCCGGTTCATGGAGGCCCAGACCACCTTTGCCGAGCTGCCAGAGGACGAGCAGCCCGACCACATGGGGGATGCGTCCGGCGCCTATGTACGATGGATGGTGGACTACATCTGCGCCCACCGGGAGCCGGTGAAGCTGCTCCTGTGCTGTGCGGAGGGCACTAGCTATGAGCACTTCGTTCACAACATGGTGGAGGTGGAAGTGGAATCCACCCTCCAGTATATGGAGGTGCTGCGGCATCTGGGGCGGGATGTGCCGGAACTGAGCCGGTCCCTGTGCCACATCATCGCCAGCGGGATGTTCAGCGGCCTCTTTGAGATCGTGGTCCACGATATGCCCCGGGAGCAGGCACAGCGGGACGTGGAACAGTTCCGCCAGTTTTACACCGGAGGATGGCTGAAATTGATGGGGGGATGACCCCTGTCTTTTTTGGATAATGGTTAGTTATTGCTAACCTTCAAAAGGAGGTTTTTCCATGAAGCAAAAGAAAAAGAGCGACATCGCGGCCCTGCTGGACTACGCGGGGAGCCACCGGGGGCTGACCTTTCTGGGGCTGGGCCTGTCGGCGGTGTCCATGGTGTGCAGCATGATCCCCTACCTCTGTATCTGGCTGG
This window harbors:
- a CDS encoding transcriptional regulator TetR family; the encoded protein is MEEKSTATLENIQEAALTEFLDKGFQGASLRQIVKNAGVTTGAFYGYFSSKEALFNALVEPHAKALMGRFMEAQTTFAELPEDEQPDHMGDASGAYVRWMVDYICAHREPVKLLLCCAEGTSYEHFVHNMVEVEVESTLQYMEVLRHLGRDVPELSRSLCHIIASGMFSGLFEIVVHDMPREQAQRDVEQFRQFYTGGWLKLMGG